Proteins encoded within one genomic window of Triticum aestivum cultivar Chinese Spring chromosome 2D, IWGSC CS RefSeq v2.1, whole genome shotgun sequence:
- the LOC123048411 gene encoding L-type lectin-domain containing receptor kinase IX.2, translating into MAHARSILIPTYYLISCYILFLAAYATPRAAALSFDYDFTVPIPRDRKQLKFINASYAGRDRIILTDDSSNLTGRVVHRKPVRLWDSRTGRRASFTTSFRFAIVQDSNRTDNLSRGDGMAFFLGPFPATTPPPGSDGGLLGLFSNPNSTGAADSRRPPHTLAVEFDTRWNHGWDPSNGAGADHIGVDVNGIRSNRTRSLPPLSLHGIMWASVTYDAESKVMKVALRKTELASESSTTYEFNATMDLRDDAGLVQDAAVGFSAATGVLCESHQLLAWSFHSTDPSHMETKMWVIFLSVTAVLLAGLLVALFPLLYTTFMKKPRRCLDGNCLQVARKFSYSELVAATANFSQDRKIGKGSFGDVYRGLLPVPDLREVAVKEMRQPTLKRNRKNYVHEIETLCQLRHKNLLRLIGWCDDGGRLVLVYELEPNGSVSDHLHDGGTSGRILTWPQRYNILLGIAAAIDYLHNGAYDSTKRYVLHRDIKPSNVMLGEGFEAKLGDFGLVRQVIRHGGGGTPRTTVIGSMDYMDPKYIELGTLSSASDIYSFGLVLLEVATGVRPSVPGTAAHRNTLIAAVTESHSRKTILEMVDERLRGELNQWWWQMERVMVTGLACVEPARDERPSIKDVIDLLSKHEQSPATSRYLKDTSMRPKDRFPFILTRNVALANARATSLP; encoded by the exons ATGGCTCATGCAAGAAGCATCCTCATACCCACGTACTACCTGATCAGCTGCTACATCTTATTTCTAGCCGCCTACGCGACTCCTCGCGCCGCCGCGCTGTCCTTCGACTACGACTTCACTGTCCCGATCCCGAGGGACCGCAAGCAGCTCAAATTCATCAACGCCTCCTACGCCGGCCGCgaccggatcatcctcaccgacgaCAGCTCCAACCTCACCGGCCGCGTCGTGCACCGAAAGCCGGTGCGCCTGTGGGACAGCCGCACAGGCAGGAGGGCCAGCTTCACCACCAGCTTCCGCTTCGCCATCGTCCAAGACAGCAACAGGACGGATAACCTTTCACGGGGCGACGGCATGGCGTTCTTCCTCGGGCCCTTCCCGGCGACGACCCCTCCGCCTGGCTCCGACGGCGGCCTCCTCGGCCTCTTCAGCAACCCCAACAGCACGGGCGCCGCCGACTCCCGACGCCCGCCGCACACCCTCGCCGTCGAGTTCGACACCCGCTGGAACCACGGCTGGGACCCCTCCAACGGGGCTGGCGCCGACCACATCGGCGTCGACGTCAACGGCATCAGGTCCAACCGGACCAGAAGCCTGCCGCCGTTGAGCCTCCATGGCATCATGTGGGCGAGCGTCACGTACGATGCCGAGTCCAAGGTGATGAAGGTGGCGCTTCGGAAAACCGAGCTGGCGTCCGAGTCGAGCACTACGTACGAGTTCAACGCCACCATGGATCTCAGGGACGACGCTGGCCTTGTACAGGACGCCGCCGTCGGTTTCTCCGCGGCCACCGGTGTCCTCTGCGAGTCGCACCAGCTGCTCGCTTGGTCCTTCCACTCAACAG ATCCATCTCACATGGAGACAAAAATGTGGGTGATATTCCTATCTGTCACAGCAGTTTTGTTAGCCGGTTTACTAGTGGCTCTTTTCCCTCTTCTCTATACTACATTTATGAAAAAGCCAAGACGGTGCCTCGACGGAAATTGTTTGCAAG TTGCAAGAAAATTCTCCTACTCTGAGCTAGTAGCGGCAACGGCCAACTTCTCGCAAGATAGGAAGATCGGCAAAGGTTCCTTCGGTGACGTGTACAGAGGGTTGCTACCTGTGCCGGACCTGCGGGAGGTGGCGGTGAAGGAAATGCGGCAGCCAACATTGAAGCGGAACCGGAAGAACTACGTGCATGAGATCGAGACCCTGTGTCAGCTGCGCCATAAGAACCTCCTACGGCTCATCGGCTGGTGCGACGATGGTGGCCGGTTGGTGCTTGTCTACGAGCTCGAACCCAACGGTAGCGTCAGCGACCATCTCCACGACGGCGGCACTAGCGGGAGAATATTGACATGGCCGCAGAGGTACAATATCCTTCTTGGTATTGCAGCCGCCATTGACTACCTCCACAACGGTGCATATGACTCAACAAAGAGGTACGTGTTGCACCGGGACATAAAGCCCAGTAACGTGATGCTGGGAGAGGGCTTCGAGGCCAAGCTCGGCGACTTTGGACTGGTACGACAGGTCATCCGCCATGGCGGTGGGGGTACTCCTCGGACAACTGTTATCGGGAGCATGGACTACATGGACCCCAAGTACATCGAGCTCGGCACGCTGAGCTCCGCCTCTGATATATACAGCTTTGGGTTGGTGCTGCTGGAGGTGGCCACTGGCGTGAGACCATCCGTCCCGGGAACAGCAGCACACCGGAACACCCTCATCGCGGCCGTCACGGAGTCTCACAGCAGAAAAACCATCCTCGAGATGGTAGATGAGCGGCTGAGAGGGGAGTTGAATCAGTGGTGGTGGCAGATGGAGCGTGTCATGGTCACCGGGCTGGCATGTGTCGAGCCGGCGCGTGACGAGCGACCATCTATCAAAGATGTCATCGACCTGCTCTCCAAGCACGAGCAATCTCCGGCAACTAGCCGTTACCTGAAAGATACTTCAATGAGGCCCAAGGATCGATTTCCTTTCATACTAACTAGGAATGTGGCTCTCGCAAATGCAAGGGCAACATCTTTACCATAG